The stretch of DNA CAAATAGGAGAGATTTTTTTAGAGTTAAATTGGTAGTTGAGGCTAAAGAAATAAAAGTGAGTTTTTTGGGACTAAAAGCCTACATAAGGCCTACTATTCCACCCCTTACTTCTGATCCCACCTCTTTGATGCATGCAGATTAGGAGTAATATGGTACTTTGTGTACTTATTTAATGACCTCTAGTCTCTTTTAGTCTCTGAAATCAAATAGATAGGGACTAAAGTTTTTAGTCTATGGACTAAAATTAGTctagaaattttttgcaaccgaACATCACTACCCCAGAATAGCTCCCGGCCAACTGCTGCCTGGCCCAGGTTTTCCCCATTGCCCGCCCCCTCGTATATCAAATTTGGCCCACGAAGATCTAATTAGGAAGCAATGGGAGCTAAATCCATGAAagatgaaagaaagaaaaatctaTTATTAAGAGCATATGTTTGGATGCCTGTCACTGCCAACAACACCAACTGTGGCGGTGCCACAATTTGTGGCGGATGAAATTTGCGCCACAACTGCGGCGGAAATTACCGCTGCTTTTTCTAAGCAGACTAAAACTAATAACCAAACACATGCTCCAATCGAGGTGGCAGACACAGTTGTGGCGTGCAACCAAGCATGCTCTAAGGGCATCAGCGGTGGCTCTTTGACATGATTCGACTCATGGAGTCTAGGCaagccattctttttctctctccgcTTGTTTTATCTATTAAATAATCGGCAATAGAACCCactacaaaataaaaaatgattGTTTCTTCATTTGCTCGGTGTCTCTCCTCACAACAACAGTAGCTGACAAGACCATTTGTTTCTTTGTTCCACCAGGAGTCGACTCTTAATTACGATTCGATTCTTCTCTCTCTACTCCATGAGTCGGCTTCTCCAGTAGTGAGGATTTGGTTTGTGAGTGCCACGTCGGTCTATGCATCATCCACTGGAGAAGCTCTAAGAACTAAATATCTTATTCAAATAATATCCTCATGGATTGCTCATCCTGAAAAAAGTCAGAGATCCCAAGAAAATTTGAGTTTCCAAACTAGCTCCAAGAGTTGCAATTCGTATCGCCACGAGTCGTGCGGACTTCTGCTACCGTCCGATCTGCTTCTGCTAGGTGGTGTACAACTTACAATACGGTACTCGTATTCCAATGAGAAAATTCTTTATATGACACTAAGAAAAATACCACTTTCCTAAATAACACACTGCCCTTGTTTAACACTAAATTTATCTTTTATGCCTTTTGTGACACTTCCATGTGCTCCCTTATGCATTCCGTCAAATCTGCCATTAAGCCGTGCTGTGCCGACCAAAATGGCCTTAGGCCACAGAAAACCTCAGCTGGTCGGCTGGTCTCATCCCGCTCGGCAGTCGGCATTCTTCTCCTATTTGGGCATCATCCATTGCTCTTCTTGCAGCCTCCCTGGCTCCTTGCATCCGGAAACATCTCGACCTCTACCAGCATCCGGCGGCGGGTGGTTGCAGCTGCCCCGCCCGGTACCTCGACTCGGGCGTAGTAGACGCGTGCTGCTATGGGTTCAGTCCGGCACGGCGAGCAGGCAAGGCAAGCTGTTTGGCTCTCCCGCGGGCGGCTGTGGTGTTTGTCAAGGCAATGCTGAGTCGCTGCCGCCGTGCGATGTGCACGTACTGGCAACAGGACGCGCATCTCTGGAGCAGCTCCTCAACAACACGCCCGCATAGTCTACGAATTGATTCAGACCGTGGACCTGGCTTGTCCTTGCCGACCAGACTTCCGAACATGTATCTTCTCTGAGGGCCTGTTTGGTTGCGcgttgtaaaaattttgaaaagacatatttctacatttgaagtactaaacatagactaattacaaaaataattatagaacttgtctgtaaatcgcgagacgaatctaatgagcctaattaatccgtcattagaggttgtttactgtagcattactgtagcaatttagcgattacagcctaattaggttcattagattcgtctcgccatttacagacagcagtcgcaatgcgttttttatttcgtctagatttaagtctccaggtgccgaaatttttttttggaattttgaattttggaactaaacacgggctAAAACCTTGGGTTGGTTTTATTATGGTGCGGGCCGTCATGGGCCATAATGGAAATGAATCAGGTTTAAGAAATTGATAGGTTCACATTCGCTAAAACTTTGAGCCGGAGTAGCAGGTTGAAGAAATTGATTGATTGTGAACCGTGgactccctccattctaaattataggtcgtttcaCTTTTTTAACATCAAATTTGAtcactcattttattcaaaaaatttatacaaatatatttaaatttaagtcattttttgaaaaactttttttttgaaagacctAGACATTACATGTCCAGCATTCATTAATAAGGGGAGCAGAGTTTACATAGGCGTTTTTAAAGAATTTGTATTGATAAACCAAGTCACAACAAAAGAAAtaatattttgcaaaaaaatgaataaaatgAGCTGTCAAACTTATGTCAAAAGAGTCAAACaatctataatttggaatggagagaGTATAAACGATAAATTCGATACTCATGTCAAATATAAAAGAAACTGGTAATTTTTCTAGTGTTATATACGTATATAGGAAATTTACTGTATTCTAATCGTATCCGTGTCTCCCTTTCCTCTTCCTAGGAGTTGAAGAAAATAAAGCCGCCCCAGCACACGAACGCACGCCGCCGCTTCCTCCTTCGCCTCCCGGTTTCTTCCTCCGTTTCCGCCGCAATCACAGATTGCCGCAGCGGTGACAGCAAAATCGTTCCGGGTCCTCAATCGCGACGCGAGGGGGTTTGATCCGTGGACTACGGGGGAAACGATGTCATCTCGATTTGGTTAGGGTTTGGAAGGATGCCGCAGCAGAATTGAAGATTAGCAAAAGAGTTGCTGATTGTGTAAAGAATCTGATACAGACAAGAATACCATTGTACGGAGTACATGTTATGGAGGGCCAAGACTTACAAGAGGAAAATGATGAGATTCAAATGCTGAATGATTTGGGCTTGGGAGAGGATATCAGCTCTGACGAGTTCATTAAATACTTCGAGCAGCTTCCCACTAAACCTGCTGTTGATATTTACACTAAACTGGACAATGAGCAGCTCACGGCACTCTACGAGCGCCATGCACGTTATCGCATCAGATATTTGAAGGTTTCTTCCTGCTTCTGTATTTATCTATTTATCAGTCACCAAACATCATGCATTATTTACATTTGTGTTGCCAGTGTAGTATAAATGTTATATGTGATCTATTTTTGTACAGTTGTCACAAACAGACTCCATGGATAAGCTGAATGCTGAATTGAAGCAACACAATGCTATGGACCTTCTCGAGGAGGACTTATCTAGAGAGTTTATTGCTAAGATGAGATATTTTAAGCACTTTGAGGAAGATGGCACCTTATATTGGTTCTTCCACCCTGATCTCTGCAGGCTTGAAGCCTTGGATGACTATCATCGTCTAGTACTTCGAAATCATGTACGTGTATACATTGTTTCTGTGTTCAGTTATGTGATGACTGTTAGTACAATCAGATGTCTCCTAATCTGGTTCTGTGACCATTTTAGTTTTTTTCTTGTCATAAATGATGAAAATTTATTTCTGGGATATCCATGTGGTCTAATTTTACAAAAAGTAGAAGTATGTTTATTTATTTAAGAATCCAGATTTCAGAAGGATGAGTTCATGACATGTGTACTGAAATTTAGTTAGCTTTGCCATAGAAGAAGTATTATACTATATGCTAGAAAATTGACTCTTTGTGAAATTGGTTGGTTTGACTAACAACAAAATTTTGACAACCCAGACACGCTCTTTCTATTTCTCGCTCCTCTAGTTGCTTGCTACCTTCTTGTTCATTTATGAAACAGTATTAGGCATTCCAGAATAGAATGATACTATTTGGTTACCTCTAAACAGATTGCTTTTAGTAATTTTGTATAATAAATACGCATACATTTTTTATGAGTTCCGGTGCACTTTTGCTGCTCCATTAAAAAACCatgtctaaaacaaaacaaaatgttaccatgttttttttgaaaaattttattATATTCAAAGTCTTTGTTCGGTTATGTTGTTtaagttttctatttttttcattcTCTGAAACTTAATAATTCTAGGTCTTCTCTTCCTTTTGATGTAGGTTGGTTCTGACTCTGAGTACGCTAATTGGGATAAGTACCGCAAGTTTTTTTACAGTTATGAGACTGAACAAGAATATATCAATTACTTTGAAGAGTTATCAAACAAACTGAAAGTATGCTTAATTCAAGCAAAGCTAATTTGTACAATGCTTTGACTCTTTTTTCTGGGCTAACATCCTTTTTATCTGGGGACAGTGGATGGAAGGTTGTGTCCTGATTGAGGAGACATCTCTTAAGGTAAGCATGACTATACGAGAATAGTATATGTAGTTTTTACCTTTTACCACTATATTTACTCGGTTGTTTAGTTTGGAAAGATAAGCACACGAGGAGCCTATCAGGCAATTAAGATCGCAACTGGTTTTTCCAAGATCACTGGGAAGTTGGCTTACACTGGCTATTATGTATGATACTTCTCACAGATCCTAATTTAATTTAGGTTGCTTGTATCTGACATTACCATTTGACTTAGGAATGTGTGGATAACTTGAGTTTTGATGCTTCTTGGCTCAATGACCTAGATGGTGTTTATTTTGAAATCTGGCTGCGGGTAACTATGCAAATGGTTAGTACTCAGCACTATCACAcagcctttttcttttgtttatgAAGGACAGTCCATATTAGTTATTTTCCCAACAATGCTCAGAAGAGTTTCAGAGATGCATTGGAGGAAATTTACAAATTGGAAATGTTTCCATCAAGACAACAAAGAATGAAATATGCGCTTGATTATGACTGTTCCGACATGGAAATGGAGGTAAATTATTCATTAATTGCAGATAATTTTGTAAATTCATAGCTTATATTCAGATTGTTATTTGTGTTTATATGATAATCTCTTGTTgccttttgttttcattttcAGTTTCTTACTTGCACAGCAAGTGTTACCAGTGAAGTAAGTTATGTCTTATGTATCTAACATGCAAGTTGAATCCATTGAAATATGTCCTTGTATTTGATGACACGGCTGCCTACCTTAGGTTACAGAGGATAAAGCTCGTGAGTTGATTGCAGAAGCAGTTAAAAAAGTGGTACTTTGCCTTATGCCCTTATATAATTTCATCTACATGCTCGCTATGTTACCAGGATACTTGGATACGGATATGGATACGCGATACGTCGATACTCTGATACATCATTTTTCCAAAAACACTGATACGGGGATACgcgaatatatatataatatatataaaaatgtTCCAGACTAGTTCAAAACGACCATATTTCATAGtatgataatataaaaatagtATGCAAATGATAAATCTAATTGTTATGTGGTGGAGCTCCTGCAGTATCAGATAGATCGAGAGCCCCTATGTCATCTAGTATACTCTCTATGGCTGGTTCATCCAGCGAGAGTTGAGCTTGCTGAAGAAAATTGGCACCACCATCAAGGTCAAACTCAAAGGTATCTCCTCCAATATCCCACATTGCTGTTGGGCCCTGGTAATAATCTTCCGTTTTCCTTGAAAGAAGACGCAAGTTCTGGTGTACAAAAACTAAATCTTCAGCACGTCCAGGATTCAGCCTACAATATTTAATTTAAGTTAAATCTTCAGCACGTCCAGGTGTCGACAAAGTATcgatattattttatttatttaaatattattaaaatatcCGATACTTGTCCGACAAGTATCGGAGGAGTATCAGTATCCCATAAGTATCGGAGGAGTATCGGTATCTGATACGTGAGGGTTCGCAAGTATCCGCGCATCGTAGCATGCTCGTGTTAAAGATACTTACTGAAGTGAAGTttattttcctcttttttttttcagattgaTAGACCAAAACTGTATGAGCATTACATCAGAAAGAAGATAGCTATCGCTCAAGCTATTGGTCTGATTCCCACGGCACTGTCTTGATTTTACTGATAATTGTGAATAACTCACATCTTTTCAGTGTTCTTATACATGTTACCATTGTTTACTTACAAATGGAGGATGCTAATATTGACATCTGAATGCTCAAGTGTTTGTGGTAGGGCTGCAAACCAGCACTCCTTAGTGGTCAGAGCGCATGTGTTCTATGCGTGGGAGTGTCTAGAGAACTGTGGAATAATGCAGGGCCTTTTTTTAAACAGAATAATGCAGGGCCTTGGTAATCAAGAGAGTTGTGGCATGGAAAGAATGCATTATCCAGTCATTAAGCTCCAGCTCACTGTGAACGCTTCAGTTCTGAAGATTCTGTTTGACAACAAAGATGCATCAGATCAGGTTTAAGCAAAGAGAAACATAGTGTAGTAGAATACATCCTTATTaaatactccatccgttccaaattataagtcgattccaagaatcttggagagtcaaagtttttcaagtttgaccaaatttatgacaaaataataatatttatgatatcaattaagtatcattagattctttgttagctatattttcatagtgcacctatttgatgtcataaatttttatatttctttctataattttggtcaaactttgagatggtttgactctccaagattcttgtaatgacctataatttgaaacggagggagtacattaaCAAGTGAATGTGCCACAAGCGGTGTCCGTTGATCATGTAATACATACATAGGCATTCGACTGATCAGTTCAATTGTACTAACTGGAGAAGGAACACGCATCATCTACAAGCTGCTCGAGCTCAAGCTCCCTTAGGCCGTCCACAACGGGCCGAGCAAACTCAGGAGCATCTCCTCCTCGATTTCCACGCCccctctgtctacagtgccaaacagtacatctacagtgccaaacagtacatttgctccttcatttgctcTTCTCGCTGTGGACAGTCTTACGCCAAGAGATCGACCATGGCGGTGCCGACGGACTTGAACACGGTGATTTCGTCATCGCTATGCCTCTCCTTCACCGGCCACATCGATCCTTTGAAAACACcgcgttttttttttcatcgATCTTGTTGTTCTAGAAAGACCTCATCAGGTTCGGTCACCTGTGTTGCGGCCGCCGCGCGATTTGCTGAAATGGGACGACAACGGAGTGAGGGACGCGCGCTTGCTTTAACTATTGA from Panicum virgatum strain AP13 chromosome 9K, P.virgatum_v5, whole genome shotgun sequence encodes:
- the LOC120651865 gene encoding uncharacterized protein LOC120651865 isoform X1, which gives rise to MEGQDLQEENDEIQMLNDLGLGEDISSDEFIKYFEQLPTKPAVDIYTKLDNEQLTALYERHARYRIRYLKLSQTDSMDKLNAELKQHNAMDLLEEDLSREFIAKMRYFKHFEEDGTLYWFFHPDLCRLEALDDYHRLVLRNHVGSDSEYANWDKYRKFFYSYETEQEYINYFEELSNKLKWMEGCVLIEETSLKFGKISTRGAYQAIKIATGFSKITGKLAYTGYYECVDNLSFDASWLNDLDGVYFEIWLRVTMQMKSFRDALEEIYKLEMFPSRQQRMKYALDYDCSDMEMEFLTCTASVTSEVTEDKARELIAEAVKKVIDRPKLYEHYIRKKIAIAQAIGLIPTALS
- the LOC120651865 gene encoding uncharacterized protein LOC120651865 isoform X2, with amino-acid sequence MEGQDLQEENDEIQMLNDLGLGEDISSDEFIKYFEQLPTKPAVDIYTKLDNEQLTALYERHARYRIRYLKLSQTDSMDKLNAELKQHNAMDLLEEDLSREFIAKMRYFKHFEEDGTLYWFFHPDLCRLEALDDYHRLVLRNHVGSDSEYANWDKYRKFFYSYETEQEYINYFEELSNKLKWMEGCVLIEETSLKFGKISTRGAYQAIKIATGFSKITGKLAYTGYYECVDNLSFDASWLNDLDGVYFEIWLRVTMQMSFRDALEEIYKLEMFPSRQQRMKYALDYDCSDMEMEFLTCTASVTSEVTEDKARELIAEAVKKVIDRPKLYEHYIRKKIAIAQAIGLIPTALS